The sequence below is a genomic window from Rhizobium gallicum bv. gallicum R602sp.
CACAAGGGTGTACCCAGCTACGCGTTCTGAGCTATTTGCCGCTTCGTTTCTCCTCCTCCCTCAGCGGACCGGCAATCAGAACTGTAGAGCCCGCTCGAGCGCTCCTCCTCCTTGAGCTCGCGGGCATGGCCGTTTAACGGTCGAAGGCGGTGCCAATGGCACCGCCTTCTTTTTTGCCTGTAGCTTACGGACGGTCGAGATGGATCGTCACCCAGCCGTTTCGCCAGATGGTGCGGACATGACGGAGCTTCGCGCCATTATAGGCCGAAAGAACCTTCCAGCGCTGTTCTGCGAGGATGCCGGACAGGATCACCGAACCGGAAGGCGCCAGGTGCTCTGCCAGCTTCGGCGCCATCTTGATCAGTGGCCGCGCCAGAATATTGGCGATGATGAGGTCGAACGGCCCGTGTTCCGCAAAGGCTGTCGAATGAAAGCCTGGCGCAGTCTTCGCAACGATCCCCGAAGCAATGCCGTTCCGCCGCACGTTGTCGGCCGCGACACGCGTGGCGATCGGGTCGATGTCGGTTGCGAGAACCGGGATATTCTTGAGCTTGCGCACCGCAATTGCCAGGACGCCGCTGCCCGTGCCGAGGTCCAGCGCATTGCCGACCGGCCGCGAACGCAACACGCTGTCGATCACCTCCAGGCAGCCGGCCGTCGTGCCGTGATGGCCGGTGCCGAAAGCCTGCCCCGCATCGATCTCGATACCAATATCGCCGGGGCGGACCCTGCTGCGGTCATGCGAGCCATGCACAAGGAAGCGCCCTGCCCGGACTGGCTTCAGGCCTTCAAGGGATTTCGCCACCCAATCGATATCGGGAATGATTTCGCGCTCGACCTTGAGGTCGGGGAACGGCGCCTTAAGCGCCTCCTCGACGCGAAGGCGAACCTCGTCCTCGTCCTCCTTCATCATATAGACGGAGGCTTCCCAGATATCCTTCTTCTCATCGATCTCGGTCGTCGCAATCGCGAAGTCCTCTTCACCGAAAACTTCGGTCAGCAGATCGAGAACCTGCCCGGCCTTCTTTTCGGCCGTCGTTACATACAGGCGAATTTCACTCACTCGAACTTTTCCTATTTCTATTGCGCGCCGTCGATCCAGACCGGCGGCGGCGTGTCATAACCGGCAACGCTGCGAAGAAACCGCCTGGCAAAGCCCGGAACGCGGATCAACAGTGGTGCGAAAAAATTGCGAAGGCCGGTCGCAACCGGATGATGCATGGTCACCAGCCTCGTTAGCCCATAGGTCTGCTTCAAGACAGTTTTGACCGCCGGCATTCGAAGGTCCGCATAGTCCTGTTCCCTGCCTTCCGATATCAGATAGGCGAGCCAGCAGGCATCCTCGATGCCGAGATTCATGCCCCGGGCGCCCGCCGGCGAATGGATATGCGCCGCATCACCAGCGAGGAAGACGTTACCTTTGGACATGCGCGCGACATGCCGGAAATGGATGCGGAAATTCGCGGCCCACACCAATTCGCCGCCAGGCACCGGATGGGCGATGCGGCTTTCGAAATCCGGAAGCGTCGAGAGGTAACGCACCGAATCGCCCGAAACGGGAATCCGGCCGACAATGCCGGGATTGAACAGGCTGATCTCGACGTAACGCGGATCGATCGGCTGCGGATAGCGGTAGTCCGCAAGATAGAAAGCCTCTTCGATCTCCTCGCCCGGGAAGCCGATGCCTGCAGCCTTGCGCACGATGGAATGTGCGCCATCGGCACCGATCAGGATATCGAGGTCGATTTCCTCCCGGGAGCCATCTGCGCGGCGCAGCGTCACATGCGGCCGGTCCATCGTGCCGGTGACGCTTTCAAGCACCGTCTGCCATTCAGGCTCGACTTCATAGTCCGAAAGCTTGCCGAGCAGCAGCCGTTCCGTACGGCCCTGCGCAAGCACCTGGATTGCCGGAAAGCGGCCGTCGATTTTGGAAGGATCGATCTCGAAAAGCACTTTCTTGCCCGCCCGTACCCGAAAGCGATCGATCCGATAGGCCTCCTGCTGGATTGCGTCAGCGGCCCGGGAAGGCGAAAGCAAAGTCAGCGTGCGCGCATTGATGCCGAGCGCCCGGCTTTCCGAAAGCGGCACCGGGCCTACATCGCTGTCGATGATGCGCGGGCGAAAGCCTCGCCGGGCAAGCTCGATTGCTGCCGCAAGACCCGTCGCGCCAGCACCGGCGATCAGGATGTTGCGATGCCCGGCCCCCATGGTTTCATCCCTTGCTGATCAAATTCTCCAGCTTCTTTACCGCCGTGTCCGGGTTTTCGCCATAGGCGATCGTGCCGGCGAAACGGCCCTCGGAATCAAGCAGGAAGACGGATGCCGTGTGATCCATCGTATATTCACCATTCGGATCCTTCTCATCCACGGGCACCTTCTTGGCGTAGACGCGGAAGCCCTTGATGACGTCGGCAACCTTCTCTGGCGGACCGGAGATGCCGGTGATGCGCTTCGAGACGTTCGAGACGTACTGGTTCATGATTTCCGGCGTATCGCGCTCCGGATCGACCGTGACGAAATAGGCCTGTATCTTGTCGCCCGCCGGATCGACTTTCTCCATCCAGCCATTGAGCTCGAAGAGCGTCGTCGGGCAAACCTCGGGGCAATGCGTGAAGCCGAAGAACACCGCGGTCGGCTTGCCGCGTAACGCCTGCTCGGTGATCGGCTCGCCGCTTTGGGAAACGAGCGTGAACGGAACGCCGAACGGCCCCTCGGCGAGCGGCATATCCCTCGTCTTCGTGATGTTCAGCGTCAGCCATCCGAGCATCGCTGCGACGATGATGATGGCCACCCAAACAGCAACCCGGAAATTCTTCATGTCTGCGACCCCTGAAAGCAAGCGGACGGCGCTGCCCGCGACTGCCCGCCTGATAGCTCTTCGGCGCCACGCACGCAATTCAACATCCCGTTTTCCTGCCCGTGATTAATTGTCTCACCGCCGCTTTGGGCAGATGTTTGCGCATTGGCGGTGCACGTTAAATCAATCGTAACCTCTGCGAGCGAAAAATCCATTGGACTGAACGACATCAACACTGCCACCAGCAACGGACGCCGAAATCCGATCCGCTGGGTAGGCATTTCAAGACCGGCGAGGGCATGAATGCCCGTCACGCGCCGCGAGAAGCAACCGCCGCCTCGCATCCGAAACCTTCTCCCGCACGGAGCCTGATTGGCAAAGTCGCGGGCGCATTCAGTGGCGGCGCCGCCGCCAAAGCCGTGGCCGCTCCGGCCGGAGACAACTGGGAAGAATTCTGATCATGACAAGCGCCATCATCTCACAGGCCGGTTCCCATCTCGAAATCGTTTCCTTTCATCTCGCCGAACAGGAGTTCTGCATCGACATCATGGCGATCCGCGAAATCCGCGGATGGGCGCCGGTGACGCCAATGCCGCATACGCCGCCCTACGTGCTCGGCCTCATCAACCTTCGCGGTGCAGTGATCCCGGTCATCGACATGGCCTGTCGTCTCGGCATGAAGATGACGGAGCCGTCGGAGCGCTCCGCCATCATCGTCACCGACATCGCCGGCAAGCTCGTCGGCCTCCTTGTCGAGCAGGTTTCCGACATGATGACCATCAAGAGCGAAGACCTGCAGCCGCCGCCGGAAATCATCCCGGAAGCCCAGCGCGCCTTCTGCCGCGGCATCGTGGCGCTGGAAAAGACCATGGTCTGCTTCCTGAACCTCGACACTGTCATCGCCGACGAACTGTCACAGGCTGCTTAAACAGCCTTCCGCTCAAAACCAGGGCCCCCGGCGAAAACCGGGCCTTTCATTATTGCGGCTTGCCATTCTTCCAGGTTACGTTCTGGCCATAGAGCGGGATCGTCGAGATCGACATCTTCGCCGAGCCATCTGTCAGCTCGCGCGAATGTGCGAGATAGATCAGAGTGTCGTTGGTCTTGTCGTAGATGCGGTTAACGACCAGCTTCTTCCAGATGAGCGACATGCCCGCCTTGAACACCTCGTCGCCATCTCTCGAGAGATTAATGTCACCGATTTCGATCGGTCCCGTCTGGCGGCAGGCGATCGAATTGTTCGAGGGATCCTCGAACCAGTTGCCGTTTTTCACCCGGTCGATCACGCTGCGGTCGAAATAGGTGACGTGGCAGGTCACGCCCTTCACCTCCGGATCGGCGATGGCATCGACGATGATATCGTTGCCGATCCAGT
It includes:
- a CDS encoding 50S ribosomal protein L11 methyltransferase — protein: MSEIRLYVTTAEKKAGQVLDLLTEVFGEEDFAIATTEIDEKKDIWEASVYMMKEDEDEVRLRVEEALKAPFPDLKVEREIIPDIDWVAKSLEGLKPVRAGRFLVHGSHDRSRVRPGDIGIEIDAGQAFGTGHHGTTAGCLEVIDSVLRSRPVGNALDLGTGSGVLAIAVRKLKNIPVLATDIDPIATRVAADNVRRNGIASGIVAKTAPGFHSTAFAEHGPFDLIIANILARPLIKMAPKLAEHLAPSGSVILSGILAEQRWKVLSAYNGAKLRHVRTIWRNGWVTIHLDRP
- a CDS encoding CreA family protein; the protein is MSTLRKLVLSAASVAALGAGVASAEVVGKVGVDWIGNDIIVDAIADPEVKGVTCHVTYFDRSVIDRVKNGNWFEDPSNNSIACRQTGPIEIGDINLSRDGDEVFKAGMSLIWKKLVVNRIYDKTNDTLIYLAHSRELTDGSAKMSISTIPLYGQNVTWKNGKPQ
- a CDS encoding chemotaxis protein CheW, with translation MTSAIISQAGSHLEIVSFHLAEQEFCIDIMAIREIRGWAPVTPMPHTPPYVLGLINLRGAVIPVIDMACRLGMKMTEPSERSAIIVTDIAGKLVGLLVEQVSDMMTIKSEDLQPPPEIIPEAQRAFCRGIVALEKTMVCFLNLDTVIADELSQAA
- a CDS encoding FAD-dependent oxidoreductase; this translates as MGAGHRNILIAGAGATGLAAAIELARRGFRPRIIDSDVGPVPLSESRALGINARTLTLLSPSRAADAIQQEAYRIDRFRVRAGKKVLFEIDPSKIDGRFPAIQVLAQGRTERLLLGKLSDYEVEPEWQTVLESVTGTMDRPHVTLRRADGSREEIDLDILIGADGAHSIVRKAAGIGFPGEEIEEAFYLADYRYPQPIDPRYVEISLFNPGIVGRIPVSGDSVRYLSTLPDFESRIAHPVPGGELVWAANFRIHFRHVARMSKGNVFLAGDAAHIHSPAGARGMNLGIEDACWLAYLISEGREQDYADLRMPAVKTVLKQTYGLTRLVTMHHPVATGLRNFFAPLLIRVPGFARRFLRSVAGYDTPPPVWIDGAQ
- a CDS encoding SCO family protein, which codes for MKNFRVAVWVAIIIVAAMLGWLTLNITKTRDMPLAEGPFGVPFTLVSQSGEPITEQALRGKPTAVFFGFTHCPEVCPTTLFELNGWMEKVDPAGDKIQAYFVTVDPERDTPEIMNQYVSNVSKRITGISGPPEKVADVIKGFRVYAKKVPVDEKDPNGEYTMDHTASVFLLDSEGRFAGTIAYGENPDTAVKKLENLISKG